The nucleotide sequence CAACAGACTCGACAGGAATACAAGTGGCATCGTTATCGCTGGAAAGACTATAAAGGGTCTTCAGAAAATGAATGAACTTATCAAGGACAGGTCTGTTCGTAAATTCTACAGAACTATTCTTTTTGGCGAATTCAGGGAAGAAGCTGATCTTAAAGCGTGGTTGAGGAAAGATAAGGCAAAGAATAAGGTTTTTATATATGACAGTGAAAAAGAAAATTCCGTTGAAATAGAAACTATAGTAAATCCTATAGAAATTTTTAAGAGTCAGGGCTATAGTTTTACTTATGCTGAGGTGGATCTTGTAACAGGCCGACCTCATCAGATAAGGGCTCATTTATCACATGTCGGGTGTCCTGTTATGGGAGACAGTAAATATGGCAGCAGTGAAAGCATCAGATGCAGTGAAAAATTTGGGATCAGACGCCAGATGCTTCATGCAGCAAGACTTGAATTTCCTAAATTAAAAGGTGAATTTGCTGCGTTATCAGAAAAAATCATTGAAGCCCCAATAGCTCAGGATATGAACTCGCTCTTAAAATTAAGATGAGATCTGAAATTGGAGAAAGCTGAAAATGGCAACATGGAAATCAAGAGGTCTTCGGGGATCAACCCTTGAAGACCTTATAAATAGAGCAAATGAGAAATATTTAGAGAATCATCTTTGCCTCATACAGAAGGTACCCACTCCTATAACGCCTATTGAATTTGACAAGGGTTCAAGGACTATTAAACTTGCTTATTTTGATAAAAAAAGTACGGTTGATTATATCGGTGTGGTTCAGGGGATACCGGTCTGTTTTGATGCAAAGGAATGTGCGGTGGATACCTTTACTCTTGCCAATATTCATGAACATCAGGTGAGGTTCATGGAGGAATACGAAAGGCAGGGTGGGGTGTCTTTTTTTCTAATCCATTATACTGGAAGAGGGATTTTTTATTATTTAAGATTTGCAAAACTGTATGAATTCTGGAAACGATGGGAAGGTGGAGGCCGCAGGAGTTTCAGGTTTGAAGAGATTGAAACAGATTTTATAATCGATCCGAGACCGGGAATGCCATTGCCTTATTTGGATGCTTTGCAGACTGACCTTGACAGACGCAGTGAAATCCCTGTATAATAAGCTAAGTTTTTAATTTGGTAGCACGTTACCACGATAAAGTGGAACCGATAAATATGTGTATTGTGAGGTGTGAAAGGTGAAAACAAATAGTTTATTACATACTCCGGAGGGCGTTCGTGATATATATGGGGATGAGCTTCAGAGAAAACTTAGTCTTGAGGAAAAACTTAGGGAAACGATCAGAAGTTTTGGCTACAACGATATAGAGACTCCTTCGTTTGAGTATTTTGATATTTATTCAAAGGAAATAGGCACAACACCTTCGAAGGAAATCTATAAATTTTTTGACAGTGAAAATAATACCCTGGCGCTTCGGCCTGACTTTACTCCGGGCGTTGTACGTTCAGCTGTTAAATATTTTATGGAAGATGAGCTTCCTATCAAACTTGTTTATCTTGGTAATACATTTTCAAACAGATCCGATCTGCAGGGTAAATTAAAGGAAATAACTGAGCTTGGAGTTGAACATTTGGGAAACGCTTCAGCAGATGCAGATGCAGAAATGATCTATATGGCAGTATGTCTTTTAAGGACTGCCGGTCTTAAGGATTTTCAGATCTGTCTTGGCACAGAGGAATATTTCAGAGGACTTTGTGAGGCAGCAGGACTTGAGAACGAAGACAGAGCTGATCTAAGTGAGCACATTCGAAATAAGAATTATTTCGGAACAATGGACTTTATTGAGTCTCTTGATATCAAGGATAACGTAAAAAATGCACTGGCTGCTTTTTCTGATTTCGCAGGAGATGTTGAAATACTTGATTCTGCCTATGAGCTTGCTAAGGGAATAAAGAGAAGCGAAGCGGCAATTGAGAGACTTAAGAATGTATATGATCTTTTGAAGATCTATGGTGTTGAAAATTATGTAAGCTTTGATCTGGGAATGCTTTCAAAGAGAGAGTATTATACCGGAATAGTTTTCAGGGCTTATACATTTGGAACCGGTGATGCGATCATCAGAGGCGGAAGATATGATAATCTTCTCGTAAAATTTGGTAAGGATGTTGCAGCTACAGGATTCACAGTTGTCATAGATGAACTTATGAATACTTTAAGTGCACAGCATATAGATATCAGTCTTGATCTTAAAAGAGCTATCGTTGCCTATGATGAAAAATCTCTTGCAGAAGCCCTTAGGCTTTGCGAAGAACTAAGGGCGGACGGAGTTGATACTGAAATGCTGAGCATAGCTTTTTCAGAGGAAAAACTGAAAATGCGGGCTAAAAACCTAGGCAATGCAAAGCTTTATTTTGTAATAGATGGAGAGCGAAAGGAGGAGGAGCTTTGAGATATCTTACATTTGCCCTTACAAAGGGACGTCTTGCGGAAAAGACTCTTGAACTCCTTGAGAAAAAAGGACTCGGCTGTAAAGAGATGGAAGATAAGAAGTCGAGAAAACTTATTTTTGTAAATGAGGAGAAAAAACTTAAATTCTTCCTTGCAAAAGGACCGGATGTGCCGACTTATGTCGAGCATGGAGCTGCAGATATTGGTGTTACCGGTAAAGACATCATCATGGAGGAAAACCGTAATATTTTTGAGGTTCTTGATCTTGGCTTTGGAAAATGCAGAATGTGTGTCTGCGGTCCAGAGGAAGCAAGGGAAAAACTCAATCATCATGAGATGATTCGTGTTGCAAGTAAATATCCGCTCATAGCAAAGGATTATTTTCACAATAAAAAGCATCAGACGGTCGATATCATTAAACTTAACGGTTCTATCGAGCTTGCGCCAATTGTAGGATTGAGCGATGTTATAGTAGATATCGTTGAGACAGGTGCAACATTAAGGGAAAATGGACTCAGCGTATTGGAAGAGGTTTGTCCTTTGTCAGCGCGAATGGTTGTAAATCAGGTTTCAATGCGCCTTGAGGCTGAGAGGATCAGGAAAATAATCAATGACTTGAAAGAGGAAATATAAAATGGGAATCAGAATCCTTGAACTTAATGACAAAATAAAAAATAATATTCTTGAAAATATGCTTAAAAGAAGCCCTTCCAGCTACAGAGAACATGAAGAGACTGTTAGGGAGATCATCGCCAATGTCAGAAAAGATGGTGATAAGGCAATTTTTGCATATGCTGAGAAATTTGACGGTGTAAGTCTAAACGCTGATAATTTCAGAGTCAGTGAAGAAGAAATTAAAGAGGCTCTTTCGGAAGTCGGAGATGAACTTTTGGGAGTAATGAAGCGCTCAATGGAAAACATCAGGGCATTTCATGAAAAACAGGTTCGCCAGAGCTTTTTTACTACAAAAGAAGACGGAAGTATTCTGGGACAGAGAATTACTCCGATAGCAAGAGTTGGTGTATACGTTCCAGGCGGTAAGGCAGTTTATCCTTCTTCAGTTCTCATGAATGTCGTTCCTGCACTTGTTGCCGGGGTTCCTGAAATCGTAATGACAACACCCTGTGGAAAGGACGGTAAGATCAACGCAAATGTCCTTGCGGCAGCGCACATCCTAGGAATCAAGGAAATATACAAGACAGGCGGAGCTCAGGCAATAGCAGCACTTGCGTTTGGAACAGAGAGTATTGCAAAGGCTGATAAGATTGTTGGTCCCGGAAACATTTTTGTTGCTTTGGCCAAAAGAGAGGTTTATGGTCACGTAAGCATAGATTCGATAGCAGGCCCTTCTGAGATAATGGTTCTTGCTGATGAAACAGCAAATGCTCATTTTGTGGCTGCTGATCTTTTAAGCCAGGCAGAACATGATGAGATGGCCTCCTCGATACTTGTGACAAATTCAGAAAAACTTGCGAAAGAAGTATCAGATGAGATAGATGGATACCTGAAAAAATTAAGCAGAAGTCAGATCATTGAAAAATCATTAGTAAATTATGGCTATGCTCTTGTTGCTGCTTCGATGGATGAAGCAATAGATGTTGTAAATGAGATTGCATCCGAACATTTGGAAATTGTAACGGCCAATCCATGGGAAACAATGACAAAGGTTAAGAATGCAGGAGCTATTTTCCTTGGCAGTTATTCGTCAGAACCGCTTGGTGATTATTTTGCCGGTCCTAATCATGTGCTTCCGACAAATGGTACTGCAAAATTCTTCTCACCGCTTTCAGTGGATGATTTTATAAAGAAATCTTCGGTAATTTCTTATTCAAAAGAAGCATTGGAAAAAGTACATAAGGACATAGAGGCTTTTGCAAAGGCTGAGGGACTTACAGCCCATGCGAATTCAATAGCTGTGAGGTTTGAGTAATGAACAGAAATGTATTTAAGCAAAGGACTACCCGAGAAACGGATATTAGTGTAAAATTAGATTTAGATGGAAGCGGAAAATCTGACATTGATACAGGCGTAGCTTTTTTTGACCATATGCTTGAAGGATTTGCACGTCATGGTTTTTTTGATCTTGAATTAAAATGTAAGGGCGACATAGAAGTAGACTGTCACCATACTGTTGAGGACTGCGGAATTGTTCTGGGTTCTGCAATTGCCGAAGCAGTCGGTGATAAGAAGGGCATAAAGCGTTTCGGACATTTTATACTTCCTATGGATGACGCGCTTGTGCTTTCGGCGGTGGATCTTTCCGGAAGACCATATCTTGATTTTAAGGTTGATTTTAAGAACGAAAAGTGTGGAGCTATGGATTCTGACCTCTTCAATGAATTTTTTTACGCGCTTTCATACAGTTCAATGATGAACATACACATACAAAAGCTTGCAGGAGAAAATGACCATCACATAGCGGAGGCTGCGTTTAAGTCATTTGCCAAGTCCCTTGATATGGCCGTTTCTTTTGACGAAAGAATTACAGATGTCCTTTCAACGAAAGGAAGTTTGTAAGAAAGAAGGACAGTTTATTTATGGATTACAAACAGATCGTGCCAAGCATATTCCTGAAAAACGGAGAGGCTGTTTCCTGGCCGGATAAGGATGAAAGAGTTACTGATGATCCTGTTCAGCTGGCACTTAATTATGCAAATTATGGTGCTGACAGTATCATAGTTTTCGATTTAGCAGAGGATTCTCATGGTCATGCCATAAATATAGGCGTGATAAGGAATATATGCAGAAATGTGGATATTCCGGTTATCGGTTCCGGAAACGTAGGACGTCTCGAAGATATAAAGAGAATGATATATGCGGGATGTTACAAGGCCTGTCTTAATTTTACAAGAAGGGTGGATACCAATCTTACAGAAGATGCGGGAAGACGTTTCGGACGAGAGCATATTGCAATTGCCGTTGATAATGTCAGGCAGCTTGAAGCAGGAACCATACAGATCAAAAATTATGTCAGTGAGATCATTCTTATAGGAAGTTTTGACCTGGAACTTTGTACAGAATGGGTTACAAAGAATTGCACAAAAAATGTAAATCCTATTAATATGGGGCTTGTACCTGTTTTCAGCAATAAAAGCTTTCATGATGCAGCAGCGGTTCTCAGAAGTTATGATATAACAGGAATTTCCGGCGGAGAATTGAACTGCAATTATAAGGAATTTATGAATTTTAAGAGACAGTGCAAGGGTCTCGGAGTTTCGGTAGATTCTTTTGAAAGCAAGTTAAGCTGGAGTGATTTTAAGCTTAATTCAGATGGGATGGTACCGGTAATCGTACAGGATTATAAAAATAATGAAGTCCTTATGCTTGCATATATGAACGAGAAGGCGTATGATGCTACAGTACAAAGCGGTATAATGACATATTGGAGCAGAAGCCGCAATGAACTTTGGGTAAAGGGCGATACATCAGGACATTATCAGTATGTCAAGAGCCTTACAGCTGACTGTGATACTGACACGATCCTGGCTAAGGTATATCAGGTCGGAGCCGCATGTCATACAGGTTCAAGATCATGCTTCTTTAATGAAATGCTTTCTAAGAATTTTGATAAATCAAATCCAATGGAAGTTTTCAATCAGGTTTATAGAAAAATCTGTGAATCAAGTGAGGCACCGGGAAGTGATTCCTATACAAACTATATGTTTGACAAAGGAATTGATAAGCTTCTAAAAAAACTTGGTGAGGAATGTACAGAAATAATTGTTGCAGCCAAGAATCCCGATCCTGAGGAAATAAAGTACAGTATGGCTGACTGGCTCTATAATGCAATGATCCTCATGAGCGAAAAAGGCGTTACATGGGAAGATGTTGCCAGAGAAGTCGCACACCGTTAAAGTAAGTAAATACGAAAACACTTTTCAATATAAATATATTTTTATATTGAAAAGTGTTTTCATGGTTTTAGAAAAGAATGAGTAAGAGAAATTAAGCGTATGAAAAAAACAGCATTAAAGGATGAATATCTGCTTGAGATCGAAAAGCCGGAACGTTATATAGGAAACGAGATCAATGCAGTTTTTAAGGAAAAAGAAAAGGTAGATATCCGTTTTGCCATGTGTTTTCCGGATGTCTATGAAATAGGAATGTCCCATTTGGGGATACAGATCCTATATGACATGTTTAATAAGCGGGAGGACGTTTGGTGTGAAAGAGTTTATTCGCCATGGCTTGACCTGGATAAACTTATGCGTGAACGTCATATCCCGCTTTTTGCTCTTGAATCACAGGACAGGATAAAAGACTTTGATTTCCTTGGAATAACATTGCAGTATGAGATGTGCTATACAAATATCTTGCAGATATTGGATTTATCAGGAATTGCTTTAACTGCCTCTGAGAGAACAGAAGAGGATCCTATTGTTATAGGCGGAGGTCCCTGCACTTATAATCCGGAGCCGATAGCAGAATTTTTTGACATTTTCTATATAGGTGAGGGTGAAATATCTTATGATCCTCTTTTTGATCTTTATAAAGAGTGCAAAAAGGCCGGTATGAGCAGAAAAGAGTTTCTTAAAAAGGCTGCTAATATACCGGGTATTTATGTACCCCAGTTTTATGAGGCTGAATACAACGAGGATGGTACAATTGCTTCGTTTAAGCCGACGATAGATGGGGTACCTGAAGTAATTGAGAAACAAATAGTAATGAATCTTGACGAGGTGTCATATCCGGAGAAGCCTTTGGTACCTTTTATTAGAGTTACGCAGGACAGAGCTGTGCTTGAGATAATGCGTGGCTGTATCAGGGGCTGCCGATTTTGTCAGGCAGGTCAGATTTACAGACCGGTCAGAGAAAGAAGCCTGGACTTTTTGAAGGCAAAGGCTCGCGCTATACTTGATTCAACCGGACAGGATGAGATAACCCTAAGTTCACTTTCATCTTCGGATTACAGTCATCTTGGTGAACTTGTTCTCTGGCTTATTGATAATTACAGGGATAAGTATATCAATATTTCCCTGCCATCACTTAGAATAGATTCCTTTGCTCTCGATATAATGAGCAGAGTACAGGATGTAAAGAAAGGATCTCTTACATTTGCATCAGAGGCCGGATCTCAGAGACTCAGGGATGTTATAAACAAAGGAATCACCGAAGAGGATATTATGCGTGGTTCAGCTGAGGCTTTTAAGGGTGGCTGGAATAAGGTTAAACTTTATTTTATGCTCGGTCTTCCTACAGAAACAGACGAGGATGTTAAGGCTATAGCTGAGCTTGCAAATGCAGTGGCTGCAAATTATTTCGAGACAGTACCCAAAGAGGATCGTAAGGGAATAAGAGTAATGGTTACATCTTCTGCATCTTTCTTCATACCTAAACCCTTTACGCCTTTCCAGTGGGCTGCAATGAATTCAGCAGATGAATTTTTAAGAAAGGCGCATTTACTTGGTGATGCATTCAAGGAGCAGATCAATAAAAAGTCGCTTAAATTCCAATATCATGAGAATAATTTAAGCGAATTGGAGGGCCTTTTTGCCAGAGGTGACAGAAAGCTTTCCAAACTTTTGAAGGCAGCATACAAAAAGGGCTGTTTATATGATTCATGGTCTGAGTGTTTTGACGTTGATAAATGGAATGAGGCTATTGAGGAGTGTGGAGTAGATCTTGAGTTCTATACACAGAGAGAAAGAAGCCTCGATGAGAAATTCCCGTGGGATTTCATAGATATAGGAGTTACAAAGGATTTCCTTAAAAATCAGTGGCTTGAAGCGCATGCTGAAAGAGTGACGCCAAACTGCCGTCAGAAATGTTCCGGATGCGGAGCGGCTAAATTCGGAGGAGGTGTTTGCTTTGAGCAGCGATAATATTAAGTTAAGAGTAAAGTTTTCAAAGCATGGTCTTATGAAGTATATAGGTCACCTTGACTGTATGAGATATTTTCAGAAGCTAATAAGACGAACAGGAGTAGATATTGCATATTCGGCAGGATTTTCTCCGCATCAGATCATGTCCTTTGCCCAGCCTCTCGGAGTTGGACTCGAGAGTGAGGGTGAGTACATGGATATCGAAGTAAGATCTGCTATGAGCTCGAAAGAAATGATCGATCAGATGAATTCGGCTCAGGCAGAGGGTATGAAGGTCGTAGATGTCGTCAGGCTTCCGGAAAAATGCGGAAACGCAATGGCCAGCGTTGCAATAGCGGAATATTTAGTATCATTCAGAGAGGATAAAAAACCTCAATTTGATATTTCATCATCAATAGAAAAGTTTAATGCATCTGATGAGATAATCATTGAAAAAAAGACAAAGAAGGGTTCCAGAGAGCTTAACTTAAAAGAATTCGTATATAAGATAGAAGTTAAAGATGACGAAAAAATCTTTATGAGGTTATGTGCAGGCAGCGGAACCAATATTAAACCCGGACTTGTGATCGGAGAATTATATGCAATGAATGGAGATTCGGGTTTTGATGATGAGGATATTCTGGTGACAAGACTGGATTTATTTGATTCGGAGGGAAAGGCTCTTATAGAGGCCGGAGAACATTTTTGAAAAATAAATATCTGATAAGTGAATACAAGAATAAGCGCTTTTGTGCAATATATGAGGATGATATTCCGGTAGAATTCATATTTATTGAAAATTCGGATTATACTGTTGGCAGCATTTATATAGGTCATGTAGAGTCCATTATAAAAAATCTAAATGCCGCCTTTGTTGACCTTGGTAACGGAATAAAGGGATATCTGCCTTTGAAAACGCCTGACAGTGTCAAAGCCGGAACTGATATAACGGTACAGATCGAGAAAGAAGCTATAAAATCGAAAGAGATTCGACTTACTGAAGATATTTCGATCGGAGGAAAATTTCTTGCAATTTCAAAGGGACGTCCGGGAATCGGAATCTCAAGAAAAATTTCATCTGAAGAAGTCAGAAACAGGCTGAAAAGAGCTTTTGAAGAATTTATAGAAAACGATCCTGATTTAAATAAATTTTTTGCAGGTAAGGAACACGGGATGGTTGTCCGTACTGCGGCTGCAGAGGCTGATTTTGAAGAGATAAAGACGGAGCTTGTCAGTATTGTTGATGTTTTCAGGAAAACAGTTGATTTTGCAGAAAACAGAACCTGTCATTCCTGTCTTTATAAACCTCTCGCAGAATATCTGTTAAGAATTAGGGATTCAAAGTCTGAGATAGAGAGAATAGTTACAGACCTTCCGGATATTTATGATGAATGCAGGAGTGTATTTGATGATTCGAAAGAAATAATTGATGCTTTGGCGTTATATGAAGATGAAATGTTGCCATTAATAAAGCTATACAGCATAGAAGCTGTTTTTGAAGAGGCGCTTCATAAAAAAGTATGGATGAGATCAGGAGGCTTTCTGGTAATTGAACCAACTGAAGCACTTACAGTTATAGACGTGAACAGCGGGAAGAATATTAAAGGAAAAAATAAACAGAAACTTATTTTTGAAACAAATAAGGAGGCTGTTTATGAAACTGCAAGACAGCTCAGATTAAGAAATATTTCCGGGATAATCATTATTGATTTTATAAATATGGCAGATGAGAATTATAAGGTAGAAATTATATCCGAAATAAAAAGAGTTTTGAAAAAAGACAGTGTTCAGACCAGGTTTATAGATTTTACACCGCTTGGCTTGGCGGAAGTTACAAGAGAAAAGATACACAGACCTCTTTGGGAAAATCTGCGGATTTAATGTTACTGTTCACACCTTACAGGTGCTCACAGTAACTGGATTTGCCCATTTTAAGATTGCCTGCGGCAATAGGGCAAATCCATATTTCCTGTTTTATGCTGTCTTACGCTCAGCGCAGCAGGTGCGCAGAGCTGTGTGAACAGTAACGATTTAATTTCATTTAATCTCTTTTAGAAAATTTTTATTGACGAATTGGGAAAGCTGTGATAACTTATTAGAGTATGCCGCATGCCGTGGTAGAAGTCTGTATAAAATACAGCACCGAAGGCAGCGAGTAATTATTTCAGGAGGTGTCCTATGTACGCAATTATTGCAACAGGCGGAAAACAGTACAAGGTTTCGGAGGGCGATGTTATTTTCGTAGAAAAGCTCGATGCCGAGAAGGATAGTGCTGTTACGTTTGATCAGGTTCTTGCAATTGGCGGTGATAAGCTTGCAGTAGGCAGTGAAGTTGCTAATGCATCTGTTTCAGCTAAGGTTGTTGATCAGGTTAAAGGCAAAAAAGTCATTGTTTACCACTACAAGAGAAAGACCGGCTACCACAAGAAGAATGGTCACAGACAAGCATACACAAAAGTACAGATCGAAAAGATTAACGCTTAATTTTTAATCGTATGATTCGTGTAAATGTCTATAAAAGCGGTAAGGGGAAAATAAGAGGATTCAAATGTCTGGGTCATGCAGAATATGCAGACGCGGGCGAGGATATAGTCTGCGCGGCAGTGTCGATGCTTGTTATAAATACTATAAACAGCATTCAGACCTTTCTGCCGGACGAGCATATAACTGTTAAGAATGACCAGGAGAGCGGACTTATCGAATGCAATTTCGAAAATGAACCCTCTGACCAGGCTGCTTTACTATTAAATTCCATGCTACTCGGATTAAAAAGTGTGGAAGAAAATTATCAGGGTAATTACCTGAAGATAGAAAAATGATTTAAGGAGGAAAAAGGCCATGTTAAATATGAACCTTCAGTTCTTCGCTCATAAAAAGGGAGTAGGATCAACCAAGAACGGTCGTGATTCTGAGTCCAAGAGATTAGGTGCGAAGAGAGCAGACGGCCAGTTCGTTAAGGCTGGAAATATTCTTTACAGACAGCGTGGAACCCATATTCACCCGGGTAAGAACGTCGGTAGAGGCGGAGATGATACACTTTTCGCTAAGATTGACGGAATCTGCAGATTTGAGAGAGTAGGCAGATATCGTACTCAGGCTAGCGTATACGCAGTAGAGCAGGCAGCTGAATAATCCTTAATTAAGGAGCAGCTTTGAAACGGAAGGGGTTTCGGACGCATGGAGCTTTTTTGCAGTATTATTATGCAAAAGTTTCATAGTCTGAAACTCCTTCTTTCTATTCATATCAGGCTTGGCGGCA is from Lachnospiraceae bacterium C1.1 and encodes:
- a CDS encoding RluA family pseudouridine synthase, coding for MKKFTVTKNDEGQTLLKYSAKILAKAPMSVIRKALRKKNIDLNGKKADGSESLKAGDEIQIWFSDETFAKFMSVADKHKSSAKDNKKISEKELKSFEKSILYEDENVVIINKAAGILTQSDDSNENSLNDILLAYCSDFSKIRTFKPSICNRLDRNTSGIVIAGKTIKGLQKMNELIKDRSVRKFYRTILFGEFREEADLKAWLRKDKAKNKVFIYDSEKENSVEIETIVNPIEIFKSQGYSFTYAEVDLVTGRPHQIRAHLSHVGCPVMGDSKYGSSESIRCSEKFGIRRQMLHAARLEFPKLKGEFAALSEKIIEAPIAQDMNSLLKLR
- a CDS encoding Holliday junction resolvase RecU, with the protein product MATWKSRGLRGSTLEDLINRANEKYLENHLCLIQKVPTPITPIEFDKGSRTIKLAYFDKKSTVDYIGVVQGIPVCFDAKECAVDTFTLANIHEHQVRFMEEYERQGGVSFFLIHYTGRGIFYYLRFAKLYEFWKRWEGGGRRSFRFEEIETDFIIDPRPGMPLPYLDALQTDLDRRSEIPV
- the hisZ gene encoding ATP phosphoribosyltransferase regulatory subunit; the encoded protein is MKTNSLLHTPEGVRDIYGDELQRKLSLEEKLRETIRSFGYNDIETPSFEYFDIYSKEIGTTPSKEIYKFFDSENNTLALRPDFTPGVVRSAVKYFMEDELPIKLVYLGNTFSNRSDLQGKLKEITELGVEHLGNASADADAEMIYMAVCLLRTAGLKDFQICLGTEEYFRGLCEAAGLENEDRADLSEHIRNKNYFGTMDFIESLDIKDNVKNALAAFSDFAGDVEILDSAYELAKGIKRSEAAIERLKNVYDLLKIYGVENYVSFDLGMLSKREYYTGIVFRAYTFGTGDAIIRGGRYDNLLVKFGKDVAATGFTVVIDELMNTLSAQHIDISLDLKRAIVAYDEKSLAEALRLCEELRADGVDTEMLSIAFSEEKLKMRAKNLGNAKLYFVIDGERKEEEL
- the hisG gene encoding ATP phosphoribosyltransferase, translating into MRYLTFALTKGRLAEKTLELLEKKGLGCKEMEDKKSRKLIFVNEEKKLKFFLAKGPDVPTYVEHGAADIGVTGKDIIMEENRNIFEVLDLGFGKCRMCVCGPEEAREKLNHHEMIRVASKYPLIAKDYFHNKKHQTVDIIKLNGSIELAPIVGLSDVIVDIVETGATLRENGLSVLEEVCPLSARMVVNQVSMRLEAERIRKIINDLKEEI
- the hisD gene encoding histidinol dehydrogenase is translated as MRILELNDKIKNNILENMLKRSPSSYREHEETVREIIANVRKDGDKAIFAYAEKFDGVSLNADNFRVSEEEIKEALSEVGDELLGVMKRSMENIRAFHEKQVRQSFFTTKEDGSILGQRITPIARVGVYVPGGKAVYPSSVLMNVVPALVAGVPEIVMTTPCGKDGKINANVLAAAHILGIKEIYKTGGAQAIAALAFGTESIAKADKIVGPGNIFVALAKREVYGHVSIDSIAGPSEIMVLADETANAHFVAADLLSQAEHDEMASSILVTNSEKLAKEVSDEIDGYLKKLSRSQIIEKSLVNYGYALVAASMDEAIDVVNEIASEHLEIVTANPWETMTKVKNAGAIFLGSYSSEPLGDYFAGPNHVLPTNGTAKFFSPLSVDDFIKKSSVISYSKEALEKVHKDIEAFAKAEGLTAHANSIAVRFE
- the hisB gene encoding imidazoleglycerol-phosphate dehydratase HisB, which codes for MNRNVFKQRTTRETDISVKLDLDGSGKSDIDTGVAFFDHMLEGFARHGFFDLELKCKGDIEVDCHHTVEDCGIVLGSAIAEAVGDKKGIKRFGHFILPMDDALVLSAVDLSGRPYLDFKVDFKNEKCGAMDSDLFNEFFYALSYSSMMNIHIQKLAGENDHHIAEAAFKSFAKSLDMAVSFDERITDVLSTKGSL
- the hisIE gene encoding bifunctional phosphoribosyl-AMP cyclohydrolase/phosphoribosyl-ATP diphosphatase HisIE; the protein is MDYKQIVPSIFLKNGEAVSWPDKDERVTDDPVQLALNYANYGADSIIVFDLAEDSHGHAINIGVIRNICRNVDIPVIGSGNVGRLEDIKRMIYAGCYKACLNFTRRVDTNLTEDAGRRFGREHIAIAVDNVRQLEAGTIQIKNYVSEIILIGSFDLELCTEWVTKNCTKNVNPINMGLVPVFSNKSFHDAAAVLRSYDITGISGGELNCNYKEFMNFKRQCKGLGVSVDSFESKLSWSDFKLNSDGMVPVIVQDYKNNEVLMLAYMNEKAYDATVQSGIMTYWSRSRNELWVKGDTSGHYQYVKSLTADCDTDTILAKVYQVGAACHTGSRSCFFNEMLSKNFDKSNPMEVFNQVYRKICESSEAPGSDSYTNYMFDKGIDKLLKKLGEECTEIIVAAKNPDPEEIKYSMADWLYNAMILMSEKGVTWEDVAREVAHR
- a CDS encoding TIGR03960 family B12-binding radical SAM protein, giving the protein MKKTALKDEYLLEIEKPERYIGNEINAVFKEKEKVDIRFAMCFPDVYEIGMSHLGIQILYDMFNKREDVWCERVYSPWLDLDKLMRERHIPLFALESQDRIKDFDFLGITLQYEMCYTNILQILDLSGIALTASERTEEDPIVIGGGPCTYNPEPIAEFFDIFYIGEGEISYDPLFDLYKECKKAGMSRKEFLKKAANIPGIYVPQFYEAEYNEDGTIASFKPTIDGVPEVIEKQIVMNLDEVSYPEKPLVPFIRVTQDRAVLEIMRGCIRGCRFCQAGQIYRPVRERSLDFLKAKARAILDSTGQDEITLSSLSSSDYSHLGELVLWLIDNYRDKYINISLPSLRIDSFALDIMSRVQDVKKGSLTFASEAGSQRLRDVINKGITEEDIMRGSAEAFKGGWNKVKLYFMLGLPTETDEDVKAIAELANAVAANYFETVPKEDRKGIRVMVTSSASFFIPKPFTPFQWAAMNSADEFLRKAHLLGDAFKEQINKKSLKFQYHENNLSELEGLFARGDRKLSKLLKAAYKKGCLYDSWSECFDVDKWNEAIEECGVDLEFYTQRERSLDEKFPWDFIDIGVTKDFLKNQWLEAHAERVTPNCRQKCSGCGAAKFGGGVCFEQR
- a CDS encoding TIGR03936 family radical SAM-associated protein; the encoded protein is MSSDNIKLRVKFSKHGLMKYIGHLDCMRYFQKLIRRTGVDIAYSAGFSPHQIMSFAQPLGVGLESEGEYMDIEVRSAMSSKEMIDQMNSAQAEGMKVVDVVRLPEKCGNAMASVAIAEYLVSFREDKKPQFDISSSIEKFNASDEIIIEKKTKKGSRELNLKEFVYKIEVKDDEKIFMRLCAGSGTNIKPGLVIGELYAMNGDSGFDDEDILVTRLDLFDSEGKALIEAGEHF
- a CDS encoding ribonuclease E/G translates to MKNKYLISEYKNKRFCAIYEDDIPVEFIFIENSDYTVGSIYIGHVESIIKNLNAAFVDLGNGIKGYLPLKTPDSVKAGTDITVQIEKEAIKSKEIRLTEDISIGGKFLAISKGRPGIGISRKISSEEVRNRLKRAFEEFIENDPDLNKFFAGKEHGMVVRTAAAEADFEEIKTELVSIVDVFRKTVDFAENRTCHSCLYKPLAEYLLRIRDSKSEIERIVTDLPDIYDECRSVFDDSKEIIDALALYEDEMLPLIKLYSIEAVFEEALHKKVWMRSGGFLVIEPTEALTVIDVNSGKNIKGKNKQKLIFETNKEAVYETARQLRLRNISGIIIIDFINMADENYKVEIISEIKRVLKKDSVQTRFIDFTPLGLAEVTREKIHRPLWENLRI
- the rplU gene encoding 50S ribosomal protein L21, which produces MYAIIATGGKQYKVSEGDVIFVEKLDAEKDSAVTFDQVLAIGGDKLAVGSEVANASVSAKVVDQVKGKKVIVYHYKRKTGYHKKNGHRQAYTKVQIEKINA
- a CDS encoding ribosomal-processing cysteine protease Prp; amino-acid sequence: MIRVNVYKSGKGKIRGFKCLGHAEYADAGEDIVCAAVSMLVINTINSIQTFLPDEHITVKNDQESGLIECNFENEPSDQAALLLNSMLLGLKSVEENYQGNYLKIEK